The Georgenia faecalis genome includes a window with the following:
- the kdpA gene encoding potassium-transporting ATPase subunit KdpA produces the protein MEWVLALGALLTVVVVLGVAYRPVGDYMARVYTSATDARLERGLYRLIGVDPRAGQTWQAYLRGVLLFSLVGLLVVYLLQRTQQWLPYSLGLPAPSEHLSFNTAASFVANTNWQSYSPELTVGYTVQLAGLTVQNFVSAAVGIAVAVALVRGFAFRRTGTIGNFWVDLVRGSFRILLPVATLSAVVLVIGGVVQNVNGFTDVTTLGGAAQSIPGGPVASQEAIKLLGTNGGGFFNANSAHPFENPTAWTNVLQILLMLVIPFSLPRTFGRMVGDHRQGYAILAAMGVLFTASFAALTAFELGAGGTAPQLAGGAMEGKEARFGIPGSTLFATTSTGTSTGAVNSMHDSYTALGGMMPMLNMMLGEVAPGGVGSGLYGFLIIAVIAVFIAGLLVGRTPEYLGKKIGPREIKLASLYILVTPTLVLAGTALSFAIPAVRESVTGTSIWNPGIHGFSEVLYAFTSAANNNGSAFAGITANTPWLNTALGVAMLLGRFVPIALVLALAGSLAAQDKVPATVGTLPTHRPQFVGLTTGVVIIVAALTYFPVLALGPLAEGLS, from the coding sequence ATGGAGTGGGTCCTGGCGCTGGGCGCCCTCCTCACCGTCGTCGTCGTCCTCGGCGTCGCGTACCGACCGGTCGGTGACTACATGGCCCGGGTCTACACCTCGGCCACCGACGCCCGGCTCGAGCGCGGGCTGTACCGGCTCATCGGCGTCGACCCCCGGGCCGGCCAGACCTGGCAGGCGTACCTGCGGGGCGTACTGCTGTTCTCGCTCGTCGGGCTGCTCGTGGTCTACCTCCTCCAGCGCACCCAGCAGTGGCTGCCGTACTCGCTCGGCCTGCCCGCACCGTCGGAGCACCTGTCCTTCAACACCGCCGCGTCCTTCGTGGCGAACACCAACTGGCAGTCGTACTCCCCCGAGCTCACCGTGGGCTACACGGTCCAGCTCGCCGGGCTCACGGTGCAGAACTTCGTCTCCGCGGCCGTGGGCATCGCCGTCGCCGTCGCCCTCGTCCGTGGGTTCGCGTTCCGGCGCACCGGGACCATCGGCAACTTCTGGGTCGACCTGGTCCGGGGCTCCTTCCGCATCCTGCTCCCCGTCGCCACGCTCAGCGCCGTCGTGCTCGTCATCGGTGGGGTCGTCCAGAACGTCAACGGCTTCACCGACGTCACCACGCTCGGCGGCGCGGCCCAGTCGATCCCCGGTGGGCCGGTGGCCTCCCAGGAGGCGATCAAGCTCCTCGGGACGAACGGCGGCGGCTTCTTCAACGCCAACTCCGCCCACCCGTTCGAGAACCCCACCGCGTGGACGAACGTCCTGCAGATCCTCCTCATGCTCGTCATCCCGTTCTCCCTGCCGCGCACCTTCGGCCGCATGGTCGGCGACCACCGCCAGGGCTACGCGATCCTCGCGGCGATGGGCGTGCTCTTCACCGCCTCCTTCGCGGCGCTCACCGCGTTCGAGCTGGGCGCCGGCGGCACCGCGCCCCAGCTGGCCGGGGGCGCGATGGAGGGCAAGGAGGCCCGCTTCGGGATCCCCGGCTCCACGCTGTTCGCCACCACGAGCACCGGCACCTCGACCGGCGCGGTCAACTCCATGCACGACTCCTACACCGCCCTGGGCGGCATGATGCCGATGCTCAACATGATGCTCGGCGAGGTGGCGCCCGGCGGCGTCGGCTCGGGCCTGTACGGCTTCCTCATCATCGCCGTCATCGCCGTCTTCATCGCCGGCCTGCTCGTCGGCCGCACCCCGGAGTACCTGGGCAAGAAGATCGGCCCGCGGGAGATCAAGCTCGCCAGCCTCTACATCCTCGTCACGCCCACGCTGGTCCTCGCCGGCACCGCCCTCAGCTTCGCCATCCCGGCGGTCCGGGAGTCGGTGACCGGGACGTCGATCTGGAACCCGGGCATCCACGGGTTCTCCGAGGTCCTCTACGCGTTCACCTCCGCGGCCAACAACAACGGCTCCGCGTTCGCCGGCATCACGGCCAACACCCCCTGGCTCAACACCGCCCTCGGCGTGGCCATGCTGCTCGGCCGGTTCGTCCCCATCGCGCTGGTGCTGGCGCTGGCGGGCTCCCTCGCCGCCCAGGACAAGGTGCCCGCGACCGTGGGCACGCTGCCGACGCACCGCCCGCAGTTCGTCGGCCTCACCACGGGCGTCGTCATCATCGTCGCCGCCCTCACCTACTTCCCGGTCCTCGCGCTGGGCCCGCTCGCCGAAGGGCTGTCCTGA
- a CDS encoding response regulator has protein sequence MRILIADDDPQILRALRITLTAKGYDIAVAADGAQAIAAAVDHRPDLFMIDLGMPALDGIEVIEAIRGWSNAPILVVSGRTGAADKVEALDAGADDYVTKPFSMDELLARIRALTRRLPQQDADPVVTLGDVTVDLAARSVVKQVGAERRPVRLTPTEWQVLEFLIRNPGRLVTRQTLLTHIWGSEHITDTGYLRLYIAQLRKKLEPHPSSPRYLLTEAGMGYRLEPEG, from the coding sequence GTGCGCATCCTCATCGCTGACGACGACCCGCAGATCCTCCGCGCCCTGCGCATCACCCTCACCGCCAAGGGCTACGACATCGCCGTCGCGGCGGACGGGGCGCAAGCCATCGCCGCCGCCGTCGACCACCGCCCCGACCTCTTCATGATCGACCTCGGCATGCCGGCCCTCGACGGCATCGAGGTCATCGAGGCGATCCGCGGCTGGTCCAACGCCCCGATCCTCGTCGTCTCCGGGCGCACCGGCGCGGCCGACAAGGTGGAGGCGCTCGACGCCGGCGCGGACGACTACGTCACCAAGCCGTTCTCCATGGACGAGCTCCTCGCCCGGATCCGGGCGCTCACCCGGCGCCTGCCCCAGCAGGACGCCGACCCGGTGGTGACGCTCGGCGACGTCACCGTCGACCTCGCGGCCCGCAGCGTCGTCAAGCAGGTGGGCGCGGAACGGCGCCCGGTGCGACTGACGCCGACCGAGTGGCAGGTGCTCGAGTTCCTCATCCGCAACCCCGGGCGGCTGGTGACCCGGCAGACCCTGCTCACGCACATCTGGGGCTCCGAGCACATCACCGACACCGGGTACCTGCGCCTGTACATCGCCCAGCTCCGCAAGAAGCTCGAGCCCCACCCGAGCTCGCCGCGGTACCTCCTCACCGAGGCCGGGATGGGCTACCGGCTCGAGCCCGAGGGCTGA
- a CDS encoding ATP-binding protein, which translates to MNARGRLRVLLGAAPGVGKTYTMLEEGRRLAGEGVDVAVAVVETHGRAATAAMAEGLEVVPRRVVCHRGVDLTEMDVDAVLARRPQVALVDELAHTNAPDSRHDKRWQDVEQLLAAGIDVVSTVNIQHIESLNDVVEEITGVPQRETVPDEVLRAAEQVEVVDLAPQALRDRLAGGFVYPAERIDAALSNYFRLGNLTALRELALLWLADEVDQALRHYRDEHGIDSTWEARERVVVTLTGGPEGETLLRRGARIAARSAGGELLAVHVTSQDGLRAGNPAMLAEQRALVHKLGGTYHQVVGDDIPAALVDFAKAVNATQIVIGVSRRGRLATALTGPGIGAAIIREAGHTDVHVVNHASAGRGLTLPRMGGALTVKRRVLGFLLALVGGPALTWLLVRFRSEESITSDVLSYQLLVVLAALVGGIWPALFAAVLSGITLDFFLVEPLYTVTVGHPSHLLALALYVVIAVLVSFVVDRGARLTRSARRAAAESELLATVAGSVLRGEGAIPALVSRTREAFGLRAARLVTSAAVLACDGEPDGGDDHVTTVPVGARATLELHGDDLAASERRLLAVIVTQLEAAIEHSDLAVTAREVEPLAATDKVRSALLSALSHDLRRPLAAATAAVSGLRAARASLTDADRDELLETADESLSTLAGLVTDLLDVSRLQAGVLAVSRIAFDPADAIVPALDELDLGPDRVELDLDPDLPPVDADPVLLQRVVVNLLTNALRYTQEGQKVRLTTSTFGDHVEIRVVDHGPGIPAERRDDVFVPFQRLGDTDNTAGLGLGLALSRGFVEGMAGTLAPEDTPGGGLTMVVTLPVAEAPAADGAGPPAARPAGAATTAPTTTAPTTTEATASAKGVGAGAHPHR; encoded by the coding sequence ATGAACGCTCGGGGGCGGCTGCGGGTGCTGCTCGGGGCCGCCCCGGGCGTCGGCAAGACCTACACCATGCTCGAGGAGGGCCGGCGCCTGGCCGGCGAGGGGGTCGACGTCGCCGTCGCCGTCGTGGAGACGCACGGCCGGGCCGCCACCGCCGCCATGGCGGAGGGCCTGGAGGTGGTCCCCCGGCGGGTGGTGTGCCACCGCGGCGTCGACCTCACCGAGATGGACGTCGACGCCGTGCTCGCGCGCCGCCCGCAGGTCGCGCTGGTCGACGAGCTCGCCCACACCAACGCGCCCGACTCCCGCCACGACAAGCGGTGGCAGGACGTCGAGCAGCTCCTCGCCGCGGGGATCGACGTCGTCTCCACGGTGAACATCCAGCACATCGAGTCGCTCAACGACGTGGTCGAGGAGATCACGGGGGTCCCCCAGCGCGAGACGGTCCCCGACGAGGTGCTGCGCGCCGCCGAGCAGGTGGAGGTGGTCGACCTCGCGCCGCAGGCGCTGCGGGACCGCCTCGCCGGCGGGTTCGTCTACCCCGCCGAACGCATCGACGCCGCGCTGTCGAACTACTTCCGCCTGGGCAACCTCACCGCCCTGCGCGAGCTCGCCCTGCTGTGGCTCGCGGACGAGGTCGACCAGGCGCTGCGGCACTACCGCGACGAGCACGGCATCGACAGCACCTGGGAGGCGCGCGAGCGCGTCGTCGTCACCCTCACCGGCGGCCCGGAGGGCGAGACGCTGCTGCGGCGCGGCGCGCGGATCGCCGCCCGCTCCGCCGGCGGGGAGCTCCTCGCCGTGCACGTCACCAGCCAGGACGGCCTGCGTGCCGGCAACCCCGCGATGCTCGCCGAGCAGCGGGCCCTCGTCCACAAGCTCGGTGGGACCTACCACCAGGTGGTGGGCGACGACATCCCCGCCGCGCTCGTCGACTTCGCCAAGGCGGTCAACGCCACCCAGATCGTCATCGGCGTGAGCCGCCGCGGGCGGCTCGCCACGGCGCTCACCGGCCCCGGCATCGGGGCCGCCATCATCCGCGAGGCCGGCCACACCGACGTCCACGTCGTCAACCACGCCTCCGCCGGGCGTGGGCTCACCCTGCCGCGGATGGGCGGCGCGCTCACCGTCAAGCGCCGCGTCCTCGGCTTCCTCCTCGCCCTCGTCGGCGGGCCGGCGCTCACCTGGCTGCTCGTCCGCTTCCGGTCGGAGGAGTCCATCACCTCCGACGTGCTCAGCTACCAGCTGCTCGTCGTCCTCGCCGCGCTCGTCGGCGGCATCTGGCCCGCCCTGTTCGCCGCGGTGCTCTCGGGGATCACCCTCGACTTCTTCCTCGTCGAGCCGCTGTACACCGTCACGGTGGGCCACCCGAGCCACCTGCTCGCCCTCGCGCTCTACGTCGTCATCGCCGTCCTCGTGAGCTTCGTCGTCGACCGCGGTGCCCGGCTGACCCGCTCGGCGCGGCGCGCCGCCGCCGAGTCGGAGCTGCTCGCCACAGTGGCGGGCAGCGTGCTGCGCGGGGAGGGGGCGATCCCCGCCCTCGTGAGCCGCACCCGCGAGGCGTTCGGGCTCCGCGCCGCCCGCCTCGTCACGAGCGCGGCAGTGCTCGCCTGCGACGGGGAGCCCGACGGCGGCGACGACCACGTCACCACCGTGCCGGTCGGCGCCCGCGCCACCCTGGAGCTCCACGGCGACGACCTCGCCGCCTCCGAGCGCCGCCTCCTCGCCGTCATCGTCACCCAGCTCGAGGCCGCGATCGAGCACAGCGACCTCGCCGTCACCGCCCGCGAGGTGGAACCGCTCGCGGCGACGGACAAGGTCCGCAGCGCCCTGCTCTCGGCGCTGAGCCACGACCTGCGCCGTCCCCTGGCCGCCGCCACCGCGGCGGTGAGCGGGCTGCGGGCCGCGCGCGCCTCGCTCACCGACGCCGACCGGGACGAGCTGCTGGAGACCGCCGACGAGAGCCTGTCGACGCTCGCCGGCCTCGTCACCGACCTGCTCGACGTCAGCCGGCTCCAGGCCGGGGTCCTCGCCGTCTCCCGGATCGCCTTCGACCCGGCCGACGCCATCGTGCCCGCGCTCGACGAGCTGGACCTCGGGCCCGACCGGGTCGAGCTCGACCTCGACCCGGACCTGCCGCCCGTGGACGCCGACCCGGTCCTGCTGCAGCGCGTCGTCGTCAACCTGCTCACCAACGCGCTGCGGTACACCCAGGAAGGACAGAAGGTGCGGCTCACCACGAGCACGTTCGGCGACCACGTCGAGATCCGGGTCGTCGACCACGGGCCCGGCATCCCCGCCGAACGCCGCGACGACGTCTTCGTCCCCTTCCAGCGCCTCGGCGACACGGACAACACCGCGGGCCTGGGCCTGGGGCTGGCACTGTCGCGCGGGTTCGTCGAGGGGATGGCGGGCACGCTCGCCCCCGAGGACACCCCCGGCGGCGGGCTCACCATGGTCGTCACCCTGCCGGTCGCCGAGGCGCCGGCCGCCGACGGTGCGGGACCGCCCGCCGCCCGGCCCGCGGGGGCCGCGACCACCGCGCCGACAACCACGGCGCCGACGACCACCGAGGCGACGGCCTCGGCCAAGGGGGTGGGCGCCGGTGCGCATCCTCATCGCTGA
- a CDS encoding aminotransferase class V-fold PLP-dependent enzyme gives MTRALLGREHFIDLDDVAYFYTGAHAPAVHAVEEAMVASYRAKSGGPRGRAGMFTLEERARASVAGLVRGATAGDVAFLGDASTAWSAVANGWRWQPGDNVVLNEYEHPSVFAPWLRLRQAGLEVRFVRRREDWEMPTEDIAAACDERTVAIALSHVGYVTGLRHDVAAVSRAADARGIPVLLDVSHSLGLLDVDLDAVALAISASYKWTLGPYGVGVVAWNRERLPGFEPGAVGWRSVEDIFRADRFADLDWSPDARRFQMGAPSLSGIAGLGAAAEIIGGLGLPAVHAHSARLVGAVHAGLRERGLAVTTPADPDRRAGSVAFLHPDGERVAAALEDLGVHVWGGDGRVRASCHVMNDDDDVDRLLLALDRVLADHPLGAPA, from the coding sequence ATGACCCGTGCCCTGCTCGGCCGCGAGCACTTCATCGACCTCGACGACGTCGCGTACTTCTACACCGGCGCGCACGCGCCCGCCGTGCACGCCGTGGAGGAGGCGATGGTCGCCAGCTACCGGGCCAAGAGCGGTGGCCCGCGCGGGCGCGCCGGGATGTTCACCCTCGAGGAGCGCGCCCGGGCGTCCGTCGCCGGCCTCGTCCGGGGGGCCACGGCAGGCGACGTCGCCTTCCTCGGGGACGCCTCCACGGCCTGGAGCGCCGTCGCCAACGGCTGGCGCTGGCAGCCGGGCGACAACGTCGTCCTCAACGAGTACGAGCACCCGAGCGTCTTCGCCCCCTGGTTGCGCCTGCGCCAGGCCGGTCTGGAGGTACGGTTCGTGCGCCGCCGCGAGGACTGGGAGATGCCCACGGAGGACATCGCCGCGGCCTGCGACGAGCGCACCGTCGCCATCGCCCTGAGCCACGTCGGGTACGTCACCGGGCTGCGGCACGACGTCGCTGCCGTGAGCCGCGCCGCGGACGCCCGGGGCATCCCCGTCCTCCTCGACGTCTCGCACTCGCTCGGCCTGCTCGACGTCGACCTCGACGCCGTCGCGCTGGCGATCAGCGCCTCCTACAAGTGGACGCTCGGGCCCTACGGCGTCGGCGTCGTCGCGTGGAACCGCGAGCGGCTCCCCGGCTTCGAGCCCGGCGCGGTGGGCTGGCGGTCCGTGGAGGACATCTTCCGCGCCGACCGGTTCGCCGACCTCGACTGGAGCCCGGACGCGCGCCGGTTCCAGATGGGCGCCCCCTCGCTGTCCGGCATCGCCGGGCTCGGTGCCGCCGCGGAGATCATCGGCGGCCTCGGCCTCCCCGCCGTCCACGCGCACAGCGCCCGCCTCGTCGGCGCGGTCCACGCGGGGCTTCGTGAGCGCGGGCTCGCCGTCACCACGCCCGCCGACCCGGACCGGCGCGCCGGGAGCGTGGCGTTCCTGCACCCCGACGGGGAGCGCGTCGCCGCCGCCCTGGAGGACCTCGGCGTCCACGTGTGGGGCGGTGACGGCCGCGTCCGGGCCTCCTGCCACGTGATGAACGACGACGACGACGTCGACCGCCTGCTGCTCGCCCTCGACCGGGTGCTGGCGGACCACCCGCTCGGCGCCCCCGCCTGA
- a CDS encoding potassium-transporting ATPase subunit F: MIVIELLAAVLGLAAVVYLVVALVKPERF; this comes from the coding sequence GTGATCGTCATCGAGCTCCTTGCTGCCGTCCTCGGTCTCGCCGCCGTGGTCTACCTCGTCGTCGCCCTCGTGAAGCCGGAGCGGTTCTGA
- the kdpC gene encoding potassium-transporting ATPase subunit KdpC, whose product MNTSTRATGRATWVAVRATAVLTLVLGVGYTAVVTGFAQLAMPAQADGSMVHDDDGTAVGSALIGQSFLDADGNPLPQYVQPRPSAAGDGYDGGASSGSNWGPENTDLVAAVEERRQQVADLNGVDPASVPPDALTASGSGLDPHISPEYARLQVERVAQARGVAPEEVRALVDAHTEGRSLGYLGEPTVNVLELNLALDGLEG is encoded by the coding sequence ATGAACACCTCCACCCGCGCCACCGGCCGCGCCACCTGGGTCGCCGTGCGCGCCACCGCGGTCCTCACCCTCGTCCTCGGCGTCGGCTACACCGCCGTCGTCACCGGCTTCGCCCAGCTGGCGATGCCCGCCCAGGCCGACGGGTCGATGGTCCACGACGACGACGGCACGGCCGTCGGCTCGGCCCTCATCGGCCAGTCCTTCCTCGACGCCGACGGCAACCCCCTGCCCCAGTACGTCCAGCCCCGCCCCTCCGCGGCAGGGGACGGGTACGACGGCGGCGCCTCCTCCGGCTCCAACTGGGGGCCGGAGAACACCGACCTCGTCGCCGCCGTGGAGGAGCGCCGCCAGCAGGTCGCCGACCTCAACGGCGTCGACCCGGCGAGCGTCCCGCCCGACGCCCTCACCGCCTCCGGCTCCGGCCTCGACCCGCACATCAGCCCCGAGTACGCCCGCCTGCAGGTCGAGCGCGTGGCGCAGGCGCGGGGCGTGGCGCCGGAGGAGGTGCGCGCGCTCGTCGACGCGCACACCGAGGGACGTTCGCTCGGCTACCTCGGGGAGCCTACGGTGAACGTCCTGGAGCTCAACCTGGCTCTCGACGGACTGGAGGGCTAG
- a CDS encoding RidA family protein, whose amino-acid sequence MPTTITTPDAPSPAGAYSQGVRAHGTVVAVSGQVGLDPATGELVTGIDAQTRQALANVEAVLRAAGASLADVVKTTCFLTDLSYFAEFNAVYREVLGEAFPARSTVGVGLAPGMLVEIEALAVVADPSAGA is encoded by the coding sequence ATGCCCACGACCATCACCACGCCCGACGCCCCGAGCCCCGCCGGCGCGTACTCGCAGGGCGTGCGCGCCCACGGCACGGTCGTCGCCGTCTCCGGGCAGGTGGGTCTGGACCCCGCTACCGGCGAGCTCGTCACCGGGATCGACGCCCAGACCCGCCAGGCCCTGGCCAACGTCGAGGCCGTCCTGCGGGCGGCGGGCGCGAGCCTCGCCGACGTCGTCAAGACGACGTGCTTCCTCACCGACCTCAGCTACTTCGCCGAGTTCAACGCCGTCTACCGCGAGGTGCTGGGGGAGGCGTTCCCCGCGCGCAGCACCGTCGGCGTGGGTCTCGCCCCCGGCATGCTCGTCGAGATCGAGGCGCTCGCCGTCGTCGCCGACCCGTCGGCCGGCGCGTGA
- the kdpB gene encoding potassium-transporting ATPase subunit KdpB, whose product MSTLTQTPARPRTEAPAPRRGAFTAPQVAAALPGAFRKLDPRAQWRNPVMMLVWVGAALTTVLAVAEPFLGGPADSGGAPVPASFTAIIAAWLWLTVLFANLAESVAEGRGKAQADTLRQTRTSTTARRVVAYDPQVDAAAERAELAEVSSADLRLDDVVVVTAGELIPGDGDVVHGIASVDESAITGESAPVIRESGGDRSAVTGGTRVLSDRIVVRITSKPGETFVDRMIALVEGAARQKTPNEIALNILLASLSIVFVVVALALNPVASYAAAPVSVTVLVALLVCLIPTTIGALLSAIGIAGMDRLVQRNVLAMSGRAVEAAGDVTTLLLDKTGTITYGNRRASAFVPLSGVEAAELTRAAALSSLADPTPEGASIVDLATEQGVDVGERPAGQVVPFTAQTRMSGLDLADGARIRKGAGSAVTAWLAEDGRGLAAGLREELDAQTQRISGSGGTPLVVATKDTSGHGRVLGVVHLKDVVKDGLTERFAELRSMGIRTVMITGDNPLTAAAIAAEAGVDDFLAEATPEDKLALIRREQEGGNLVAMTGDGTNDAPALAQADVGVAMNSGTSAAKEAGNMVDLDSDPTKLIDIVRIGKQLLITRGALTTFSIANDIAKYFAIIPAMFMGVFPGLAVLNVMGLHSPASAVLSAIVFNALVIVVLIPLALRGVKYRPANASTILGRNLTVYGLGGIVAPFGGIWLIDQAVRLIPGF is encoded by the coding sequence ATGTCCACCCTCACCCAGACCCCGGCCCGACCCCGGACCGAGGCCCCGGCGCCGCGGCGCGGCGCGTTCACCGCACCGCAGGTCGCCGCCGCCCTCCCCGGCGCGTTCCGCAAGCTCGACCCCCGCGCCCAGTGGCGCAACCCCGTGATGATGCTCGTGTGGGTCGGCGCCGCGCTCACCACCGTGCTCGCCGTCGCCGAGCCCTTCCTCGGCGGTCCGGCCGACTCGGGCGGCGCCCCCGTCCCGGCGTCGTTCACGGCGATCATCGCGGCCTGGCTGTGGCTCACCGTGCTCTTCGCCAACCTCGCCGAGTCCGTGGCCGAGGGGCGGGGCAAGGCGCAGGCCGACACCCTGCGCCAGACCCGCACGAGCACCACCGCCCGGCGCGTCGTCGCCTACGACCCGCAGGTGGACGCCGCCGCGGAGCGCGCCGAGCTCGCCGAGGTCTCCTCGGCGGACCTGCGCCTCGACGACGTCGTCGTCGTCACCGCGGGCGAGCTCATCCCCGGCGACGGCGACGTCGTGCACGGCATCGCCTCGGTCGACGAGTCGGCCATCACCGGGGAGTCGGCACCCGTCATCCGGGAGTCCGGCGGCGACCGGTCCGCGGTCACCGGCGGCACCCGGGTCCTCTCCGACCGCATCGTCGTGCGGATCACGTCCAAGCCCGGCGAGACCTTCGTCGACCGGATGATCGCCCTCGTCGAGGGCGCCGCCCGGCAGAAGACACCCAACGAGATCGCGCTCAACATCCTGCTCGCGAGCCTGTCGATCGTCTTCGTCGTCGTCGCGCTCGCCCTCAACCCGGTGGCGTCCTACGCCGCCGCCCCGGTGAGCGTCACCGTGCTCGTCGCCCTGCTCGTCTGCCTCATCCCCACGACCATCGGGGCCCTGCTCTCGGCGATCGGCATCGCCGGGATGGACCGGCTCGTCCAGCGCAACGTCCTGGCGATGTCCGGCCGCGCCGTCGAGGCCGCGGGCGACGTCACCACCCTGCTGCTCGACAAGACCGGCACCATCACCTACGGCAACCGGCGGGCCAGCGCCTTCGTCCCGCTCAGCGGCGTCGAGGCGGCCGAGCTCACCCGCGCGGCGGCCCTGTCCTCGCTCGCCGACCCCACCCCGGAGGGCGCCTCCATCGTCGACCTCGCCACCGAGCAGGGGGTCGACGTCGGCGAGCGCCCCGCGGGCCAGGTCGTGCCGTTCACCGCGCAGACCCGGATGTCCGGCCTCGACCTCGCCGACGGCGCCCGGATCCGCAAGGGCGCCGGCTCCGCCGTCACGGCGTGGCTGGCGGAGGACGGCCGTGGTCTGGCCGCCGGGCTCCGCGAGGAGCTGGACGCGCAGACCCAGCGCATCTCCGGCTCGGGCGGCACCCCGCTCGTCGTCGCGACCAAGGACACCTCGGGCCACGGGCGCGTGCTCGGCGTCGTCCACCTCAAGGACGTCGTCAAGGACGGCCTCACCGAGCGGTTCGCCGAGCTGCGGTCGATGGGCATCCGGACCGTGATGATCACCGGTGACAACCCGCTCACCGCCGCCGCGATCGCGGCCGAGGCCGGGGTCGACGACTTCCTCGCCGAGGCCACCCCCGAGGACAAGCTCGCCCTCATCCGCCGCGAGCAGGAGGGCGGCAACCTCGTGGCGATGACCGGTGACGGCACCAACGACGCCCCCGCCCTGGCGCAGGCCGACGTCGGCGTCGCGATGAACTCGGGGACCTCGGCCGCCAAGGAGGCCGGGAACATGGTGGACCTGGACTCCGACCCCACCAAGCTCATCGACATCGTCCGCATCGGCAAGCAGCTGCTCATCACCCGCGGCGCCCTGACGACGTTCTCCATCGCCAACGACATCGCCAAGTACTTCGCCATCATCCCGGCGATGTTCATGGGCGTGTTCCCCGGGCTGGCGGTGCTCAACGTCATGGGCCTGCACTCCCCCGCCTCCGCGGTGCTCTCGGCCATCGTCTTCAACGCCCTCGTCATCGTCGTCCTCATCCCGCTCGCCCTGCGCGGGGTGAAGTACCGCCCGGCGAACGCGTCGACGATCCTCGGCCGCAACCTCACCGTCTACGGCCTGGGCGGCATCGTCGCGCCCTTCGGCGGCATCTGGCTCATCGACCAGGCCGTGCGCCTCATCCCCGGTTTCTGA
- a CDS encoding fumarylacetoacetate hydrolase family protein encodes MGSRRVELLRLGPVGEERPALRHDGQVYDLSGVTDDVDGPFLATGGIGRARAALEAGELPVLVDADRLRVGAPVARPPAVICIGQNYAAHAAESGAAPPAEPILFFKHPNTVVGPFDDVRVPPGAQKVDWEVELAVVIGTEASYLASPEEALAHVAGVTVSNDVSEREYQIDRSGGQWSKGKSCATFNPLGPSLVPLDDVTDVQALRLWSRVNGEPRQDSSTADMIVDVATLVWHLSQFLVLSPGDVINTGTPEGVALSGRFDYLRPGDVMEIGIDGVGVQRQRVVATSQHRATP; translated from the coding sequence GTGGGCAGCCGCCGGGTCGAGCTGCTGAGGCTGGGGCCGGTCGGCGAGGAGCGTCCTGCGCTGCGCCACGACGGGCAGGTCTACGACCTGTCCGGGGTGACCGACGACGTCGACGGGCCGTTCCTCGCGACCGGGGGGATCGGCCGGGCGCGGGCGGCCCTCGAGGCGGGGGAGCTGCCCGTCCTCGTGGACGCGGACCGGTTGCGGGTGGGGGCGCCGGTCGCGCGACCGCCCGCCGTGATCTGCATCGGGCAGAACTACGCGGCGCACGCCGCCGAGTCGGGCGCGGCGCCGCCGGCGGAACCGATCCTCTTCTTCAAGCACCCCAACACCGTCGTGGGGCCCTTCGACGACGTCCGGGTGCCCCCCGGCGCGCAGAAGGTGGACTGGGAGGTCGAGCTGGCCGTCGTCATCGGCACCGAGGCGAGCTACCTCGCCTCGCCGGAGGAGGCGCTCGCCCACGTCGCCGGCGTCACGGTGAGCAACGACGTCTCGGAGCGGGAGTACCAGATCGACCGGTCCGGCGGGCAGTGGTCGAAGGGCAAGTCGTGCGCCACCTTCAACCCGCTCGGCCCGTCGCTCGTGCCCCTCGACGACGTCACCGACGTGCAGGCGCTGCGGCTGTGGTCGCGGGTCAACGGCGAGCCCCGGCAGGACTCCTCGACGGCCGACATGATCGTTGACGTCGCCACCCTCGTCTGGCACCTCTCGCAGTTCCTCGTCCTCAGCCCGGGCGACGTCATCAACACCGGCACGCCCGAGGGGGTGGCCCTGTCCGGCCGGTTCGACTACCTGCGCCCGGGCGACGTCATGGAGATCGGGATCGACGGCGTCGGGGTGCAGCGGCAGCGGGTGGTGGCGACGTCGCAACACCGGGCGACGCCGTGA